A genomic window from Sulfurimonas paralvinellae includes:
- the lptE gene encoding LPS assembly lipoprotein LptE → MKRYAPMLKLLLLFLFLLELSGCGYKPSSKYSRNVIGEKISTNVVISAQDPENTVLIKDAVDSAIVEIFHASLVDPRYADTHLDLSISEPRYTAIEYDTNGYVIAYRATILLKIVRRTKDVTKSYTAKGTYDFSIDANAVITDQERFDAIKYSAKKAISSFLAKVSAEGTRTGE, encoded by the coding sequence ATGAAGCGATATGCCCCGATGCTCAAACTTCTTTTACTCTTTTTATTTCTTTTAGAGTTGAGCGGATGCGGGTATAAACCAAGCTCCAAGTATTCACGCAATGTTATCGGTGAGAAGATAAGTACGAATGTTGTCATTTCGGCGCAGGACCCTGAAAATACCGTACTCATTAAAGATGCCGTTGACAGTGCGATTGTTGAGATATTTCACGCTTCACTTGTCGATCCCAGGTATGCCGATACACATTTGGACCTCAGTATCTCGGAGCCAAGGTACACGGCTATTGAATATGACACAAATGGATATGTTATCGCTTATCGTGCTACAATCTTGCTTAAGATTGTCCGCCGAACAAAGGATGTTACAAAAAGCTATACTGCAAAAGGAACTTATGACTTTTCGATAGATGCGAATGCGGTCATTACGGATCAGGAAAGATTCGATGCTATAAAATACAGTGCTAAAAAAGCGATCAGTTCATTCTTAGCAAAGGTTTCGGCAGAAGGTACAAGAACAGGAGAATAA